One region of Trachemys scripta elegans isolate TJP31775 chromosome 8, CAS_Tse_1.0, whole genome shotgun sequence genomic DNA includes:
- the DUSP1 gene encoding dual specificity protein phosphatase 1 produces the protein MVNMQVCALDCETLRGLLQDRAAQCLVLDCRSFFSFNSAHILGSANVRFSTIVKRRAKGAMGLEHIIPNEELRGRLLGGGYHAVVLLDERSSDLELPKRDSTIMLAVNTLCREARDTRICFLKGGYEAFSSACAELCTKPTAPTGLSLPLSANSMPSSADSGCSSCGTPLYDQGGPVEILPFLYLGSAYHASRKDMLDALGITALINVSANCPNHFEGHYQYKSIPVEDNHKADISSWFNEAIDFIDSVKNDGGRVFVHCQAGISRSATICLAYLMRTNRVKLDEAFEFVKQRRSIISPNFSFMGQLLQFESQVLAPNCSAEAGSPAMSVLDRGTSTTTVFNFPVSIPVHPSSSALSYLQSPITTSPSC, from the exons ATGGTCAACATGCAAGTGTGCGCCCTGGATTGCGAGACGCTGCGGGGGCTCCTGCAGGACCGAGCTGCCCAGTGCCTGGTGCTGGACTGCCGCTCCTTCTTCTCCTTCAACTCCGCGCACATCCTGGGCTCCGCCAACGTTCGCTTCAGCACCATCGTGAAGCGGCGGGCCAAGGGGGccatggggctggagcacatcATCCCCAACGAGGAGCTGCGGGGCCGCCTGCTCGGCGGGGGATACCACGCCGTGGTGCTGCTAGACGAGCGCAGCTCGGACCTGGAGCTGCCCAAGCGGGACAGCACCATCATGCTGGCCGTGAACACCCTCTGCAGGGAGGCCAGGGACACCCGCATCTGCTTCCTCAAGG GAGGGTATGAAGCCTTCTCTTCTGCCTGCGCTGAGCTGTGTACCAAGCCAACTGCTCCCACCGGCCTGAGCCTGCCTCTGAGTGCCAACAGCATGCCCAGCAGTGCGGATTCTGGCTGCAGCTCCTGTGGCACCCCGCTCTATGACCAG GGTGGCCCGGTGGAAATCCTACCATTTCTCTACTTGGGCAGTGCCTATCATGCCTCCAGAAAGGACATGCTGGATGCTTTGGGGATCACAGCCTTAATTAACGTCTCGGCAAACTGCCCCAACCATTTTGAGGGGCATTACCAGTACAAAAGCATCCCAGTGGAGGACAACCACAAGGCTGACATCAGCTCCTGGTTTAACGAAGCCATCGACTTCATAG ATTCTGTTAAAAATGATGGCGGAAGGGTATTTGTGCACTGCCAGGCTGGCATCTCCCGCTCAGCAACTATCTGCCTTGCTTATCTCATGAGGACCAACCGAGTCAAACTAGACGAGGCCTTTGAGTTTGTGAAGCAGAGGAGAAGCATCATCTCCCCAAATTTCAGCTTCATGGGGCAGCTACTTCAGTTTGAGTCTCAAGTCCTAGCCCCTAACTGCTCAGCAGAGGCTGGAAGCCCTGCCATGTCTGTATTGGACAGAGGAACATCAACCACCACTGTCTTTAACTTCCCAGTCTCTATCCCTGTACACCCTTCATCCAGTGCTTTAAGCTATCTACAGAGTCCCATCACCACTTCTCCAAGCTGTTGA